A single genomic interval of Arthrobacter sp. NicSoilB8 harbors:
- a CDS encoding acyl-CoA dehydrogenase, which produces MTTPAAAAPAAVGSGARPGSPEAPAVDVAYLGEQLLGKWADVRRHARSVSGRPELHKFEGLTHTEHRQRVFGQLEYLVRNNAVHRAFPSSLGGNDDHGGNIAGFEELVTADPSLQIKAGVQWGLFGSAVMHLGTEEHHRKWLPGIMSLAIPGCFAMTETGHGSDVASIATTATYEPAAGEFVIHTPFRAAWKDYIGNAAIDGLGAVVFAQLITRGVNHGVHAFYVDLRDPGTKEFLPGIGGEDDGVKGGLNGIDNGRLHFTNVRIPRTNLLNRYGDVDTDGTYSSPIASPGRRFFTMLGTLVQGRVSLDGAAVAASKLALKTAIHYATERRQFTASSQTDEEVLLDYQRHQRRLFTRLATTYAAGFAHEQLLEKFDDVFSGRNDTDEDRQDLETLAAALKPLSTWHALDTLQECREACGGAGFLIENRFASLRADLDVYVTFEGDNTVLLQLVAKRLLADYAKEFRNVNVGVLARYVVSQATGTALHRTGLRQVAQFVADSGSVQKAAIAIRDESSQRALLTDRVQTMVAQAGAALKGANRLPQQQGAALFNAHQHELIEAAQAHAELLQWEAFTEALGKVGDPGTHKVLTWLRDLFGLSLIEKNLSWYLMNGRLSMQRGRTVGEYINRLLVKIRPHAVDLVDAFGYGPEHLRAEISTGAEKVRQDEARAYVRAQRASGDAPVDEKILLARKGRGTTAGA; this is translated from the coding sequence ATGACAACACCGGCGGCTGCCGCGCCGGCCGCCGTCGGCTCCGGCGCCAGGCCCGGCTCCCCCGAGGCGCCCGCCGTCGACGTCGCGTACCTTGGCGAACAGCTCCTCGGCAAATGGGCCGACGTCCGCCGGCACGCCCGCTCCGTTTCCGGACGGCCGGAACTGCACAAGTTCGAGGGCCTGACCCACACGGAACACCGCCAGCGCGTCTTCGGACAGCTGGAATACCTTGTCCGCAACAATGCCGTCCACCGGGCGTTCCCTTCTTCGCTTGGCGGCAACGATGACCATGGCGGCAACATCGCAGGCTTCGAGGAGCTGGTCACCGCCGACCCATCGCTGCAGATCAAAGCTGGCGTGCAGTGGGGACTCTTCGGCTCGGCCGTGATGCACCTGGGCACCGAGGAGCACCACAGGAAGTGGCTGCCGGGCATCATGAGCCTGGCGATCCCCGGCTGCTTCGCCATGACCGAGACCGGGCACGGCTCGGACGTGGCCAGCATCGCCACCACGGCGACCTATGAACCCGCCGCCGGGGAGTTCGTGATCCACACGCCATTCCGGGCTGCCTGGAAGGACTACATCGGCAACGCCGCCATCGACGGACTCGGGGCCGTGGTTTTCGCCCAGCTGATAACCCGCGGCGTCAACCACGGTGTGCATGCCTTCTACGTGGACCTCCGCGACCCCGGCACCAAGGAGTTCCTGCCCGGGATCGGCGGCGAGGATGACGGCGTCAAGGGCGGACTGAACGGTATCGACAACGGCCGGCTCCACTTCACGAACGTCCGCATCCCGCGCACCAACCTGCTCAACCGCTACGGCGACGTCGACACCGACGGCACCTACAGCTCCCCCATCGCCAGCCCGGGCCGCCGCTTCTTCACCATGCTCGGCACCCTCGTCCAGGGCAGGGTCTCGCTCGACGGCGCCGCCGTCGCCGCGTCCAAGCTCGCCCTGAAGACCGCCATCCACTACGCCACCGAGCGACGGCAGTTCACTGCCTCCTCGCAGACCGACGAGGAGGTGCTGCTGGACTACCAGCGGCACCAGCGCCGGCTCTTCACCCGGCTGGCCACGACCTACGCCGCGGGCTTCGCGCACGAGCAGCTGCTGGAGAAGTTCGACGACGTCTTCTCCGGCCGGAACGACACCGACGAGGACCGCCAGGACCTCGAAACCCTGGCCGCGGCGCTCAAGCCGCTGAGCACCTGGCACGCCCTGGACACCCTGCAGGAATGCCGTGAGGCCTGCGGCGGCGCCGGCTTCCTGATCGAGAACCGCTTTGCCTCCCTCCGCGCCGACCTCGATGTCTACGTGACCTTCGAGGGCGACAACACGGTCCTGCTGCAGCTGGTCGCCAAGCGGCTGCTCGCCGACTACGCCAAGGAATTCCGCAACGTCAACGTCGGCGTGCTGGCCCGCTACGTCGTGTCCCAGGCCACGGGCACTGCGCTGCACCGGACCGGCCTGCGCCAGGTGGCACAGTTCGTGGCCGATTCCGGCTCGGTGCAGAAGGCGGCCATTGCCATCCGTGATGAGTCGAGCCAGCGGGCCCTGCTGACCGACCGCGTCCAGACCATGGTGGCCCAGGCCGGTGCGGCGCTGAAGGGCGCCAACCGGCTCCCGCAGCAGCAGGGCGCCGCACTGTTCAACGCCCACCAGCACGAACTCATCGAAGCCGCCCAGGCCCATGCGGAGCTGCTGCAGTGGGAGGCCTTCACCGAGGCCCTCGGGAAGGTCGGCGACCCCGGCACGCACAAGGTCCTGACCTGGCTGCGCGACCTCTTCGGCCTGTCCCTGATCGAGAAGAACCTGTCCTGGTACCTCATGAACGGCCGGCTGTCGATGCAGCGCGGGCGCACGGTGGGCGAGTACATCAACCGGCTGCTCGTGAAGATCCGCCCGCACGCCGTTGACCTCGTGGACGCTTTCGGCTACGGACCGGAGCACCTCCGCGCGGAAATCTCCACCGGGGCCGAGAAGGTCCGCCAGGACGAGGCCCGGGCCTATGTCCGGGCACAGCGCGCCAGCGGGGATGCCCCGGTGGATGAGAAGATCCTGCTGGCCCGCAAGGGCCGGGGGACGACGGCAGGCGCCTGA
- a CDS encoding TetR/AcrR family transcriptional regulator, with protein sequence MAPGGHTAVDGRASRWQSHREERRRELIKSARKAVHALGSDASMEDIAAASGTSKSVFYRYFGDKAGLQQAVGEVVLSQMQRRIQEAAQSAQTPREGLFAMVSAYLQMAETSPNVYTFVTRHAPGDAEGAGPSIATAGALSHFFAAISDMIARPMRSHLGGVPDKEAVIGYWPNAAIGLVRNAGEQWLASPPGPAKPDQEAMARQITDWLCFGIAPELQPPAPADAPQGKP encoded by the coding sequence ATGGCACCCGGCGGTCACACCGCCGTCGACGGCCGCGCCTCCCGCTGGCAGTCCCACCGCGAAGAACGGCGGCGCGAGCTCATCAAGTCCGCCCGGAAGGCCGTGCACGCGCTGGGCAGCGATGCGTCGATGGAAGACATTGCCGCCGCCTCGGGCACGTCAAAGTCCGTGTTCTACCGCTACTTCGGCGACAAGGCCGGGCTCCAGCAGGCCGTAGGCGAGGTAGTCCTGAGCCAGATGCAGCGCCGCATCCAGGAGGCGGCGCAGAGCGCCCAGACGCCCCGCGAAGGCCTGTTCGCCATGGTGTCCGCCTACCTGCAGATGGCCGAAACCAGCCCGAACGTCTACACCTTCGTCACCCGCCACGCCCCCGGCGACGCCGAAGGAGCCGGGCCGTCCATCGCCACGGCCGGGGCATTGAGCCACTTCTTCGCCGCCATCAGCGACATGATCGCCCGGCCCATGCGCAGCCACCTGGGCGGCGTTCCGGACAAGGAAGCCGTGATCGGCTACTGGCCGAATGCCGCGATCGGCCTGGTGCGCAACGCCGGCGAACAGTGGCTCGCGAGCCCGCCCGGACCCGCCAAACCGGACCAGGAGGCCATGGCGCGGCAGATTACGGACTGGCTGTGCTTCGGGATCGCCCCCGAACTGCAGCCGCCCGCCCCGGCTGATGCGCCCCAGGGCAAGCCCTAG